TCGAGTCGCCGCCGAGGGCGCGCGCAGCGCCAGATGAACCGGCGGCGCTTTTGGCCGCGGCGCGAGCGCAGGGCGCGCCGGATTCTCGATCTGCCCGGGCGGCGGCGTGGCGGACGCCACCGCGGGCGCTTCCGGCGATCGATCGTCCGGGCCGGGCGCCGGCGCGGCCCGTGTGGCCCGCGCGACCGCCTTCCGGATCGCCTCCGTGGTCGGCCGTCGAATCACGAACGTGGCCGCCGCCACGCCGCCGATCAAAAGCAACAGCGACACCGCCGCAAAGATGCGCCAGCGCGGGCCGAGAAAAACGCGCGCCGGCCGCTGCGTTGTCGTGCCCGCGGCGATCCGCTGCAACGCCGCCGCCGACAGCGGCGCCCGCCGGGCCGCGTCCCACATCTTCTGATCGTCGACGTCCAGCGGACGGGGCGCGCTGCTTGCTACGCGACTGTCGCGGCCGCTCATCAGGCGCCTCCTTCCAGGGCCAGTTGCTGAAACTGCGCCCGCGCCCGGTGCAGCCACACGCGGACGGTGACCGGGCTGACGCCGCTGACACGCGCGATCTGATCGGCGTCGAGGCCTTCCATCTTCGTCAGCACCAGGACCATCCGGTACTTCTCGTTCATCCGATCCAGCACCTCGTACAGACGCCGCGCCGCCTCCCGCCGCTCGAACACCTCGACGGGGCCGAGCTCCGACGTGGCCAGGTGGCCGGCGACATCCTCCGCCGAGCCACGCAGCCAGCGCCGCCAGCGCGCGCGCCGCCGCTGCCCCAGCACCACCCGGCGCGTGATCTGAAACAGCCACGTCGTCACCTTGGCGTCACCGCGAAACTCGGACAGGCGTCGATGCGCGACCATGAACACCTCTTGCACCGCATCCTCGATCTCCAGCAACGGTCCGCCCAGCGCCGCCGCCCAGCGCGCGACATCCGCGCCGTGCTGGCGAAACAACGCGCTGAAGTCGTCGGCGCGAACGGGCGCGACTTCTTGCAACAGCGGGCGCGGCATCGGCATCCGTCAGTGTCTCCTATCCCGGCGGGGGTTTCACCCGCCGGGATTGAAGCAGCGAATTCGCGCCGCTGCCCGTCACGTCAGGGGCAACTGCCGTTGGACGCGACGTTGGCGCCCGCCACGACGGCGGCGCAGCTGTTGGAGTACGTCTTGCCGTCGCAGCCGCACACCAGCATGACATCGGCGGTGCACGCGACGTTCTTCGACGCGCAATTTCCCGCGGCGTCGGCGACCCTGCAATCGCCGACGGCCATTTGGCAGTACTCGCCGGCCGCGCACGAAAGGCCGATAAGGCCGCCGCACATTTTGCCGGAGGGATGGCTGTCGCCAGTCGAGCCGTCGTTGCTGGTCCCCGCGTCGCTGGTTCCGCTGCACGGGCCGGTCGCCCTGATCGAAACGCCCACGGTCGCCGCCACGCATTCATTGCTGTAGGTCTTGCCGTCGCAGCCGCACACCAGATCCTCGTTGGCGGTGCAGACCTGCGGTTTTGGCGCGCACGTTCCCGCCGCGTCCGCGATGGCGCAGTCGCCCGGCTTCATCTCGCAGTACTCGCTGGCGCTGGCGCAGTGCAGGCCGCCGATGCCACCGCACGTGTTGCCTGGCTGCGCGGTGCCGCCCGTCCCGCTGCTCCCGCCGGCGCCCCCGGTGCCGCTGTCTCCGCCCGGACCGCCGCCGCCGGTGCCCTGGCCGCCCGAACCCGTGCCTCCTCCGTCGACCGAACCGACGGGCAACGGATCATCCGCGGGACAGCCGGTCAGCAACAACGCCAGCGCCGGCACGGCGGCGAAAAATGCCTTGTTCCAGGCAATGACTCGATGAAAGGACCTGTCGTTTCTCATG
Above is a window of Polyangia bacterium DNA encoding:
- a CDS encoding sigma-70 family RNA polymerase sigma factor translates to MPMPRPLLQEVAPVRADDFSALFRQHGADVARWAAALGGPLLEIEDAVQEVFMVAHRRLSEFRGDAKVTTWLFQITRRVVLGQRRRARWRRWLRGSAEDVAGHLATSELGPVEVFERREAARRLYEVLDRMNEKYRMVLVLTKMEGLDADQIARVSGVSPVTVRVWLHRARAQFQQLALEGGA
- a CDS encoding Kazal-type serine protease inhibitor domain-containing protein, which produces MRNDRSFHRVIAWNKAFFAAVPALALLLTGCPADDPLPVGSVDGGGTGSGGQGTGGGGPGGDSGTGGAGGSSGTGGTAQPGNTCGGIGGLHCASASEYCEMKPGDCAIADAAGTCAPKPQVCTANEDLVCGCDGKTYSNECVAATVGVSIRATGPCSGTSDAGTSNDGSTGDSHPSGKMCGGLIGLSCAAGEYCQMAVGDCRVADAAGNCASKNVACTADVMLVCGCDGKTYSNSCAAVVAGANVASNGSCP